The DNA window AATGTACTATTTCGTTACTTGTGCATCGAAAGTAGTCCTTTTCTCATCTGCCAATTCACAAGAAGTATTCGACGCACAGGTAACAAAAAGTATTGTATGCAACATGGATCAGTTATTGCTCACTCGCCTTCGATTCGTGCGTTCACTTTTCATACTTTCAGGCAACAGCAGACTCATTGCACTTGTTATACTATATactttgtgtaaatttttaatatgcgaATTGCGCAATGCATATTTATCGACTTTAAAACACAGTCCTCAATTAAAgtgaagataaatattttatattaaaacataatataacataatataacaaataaaatacatcataatatattttatgtcgtaaaatatttataataaaaaatatttataatataaaattattatataaaatataaaatatcttataaattgATCTTTCAATAACTCTatcttaatactttttatatgcagaataattagatgaataatacttttttaagtaataaccttcatgtaattaaaaaaaacaatttttttttaattgtagttttattcctttctatataaataacttttatggaaaacattttttttctaaaatgctTTTTTCGAGAGATTCAagagttttaattataaatgtcccactctatatacaaaattaatagattaataGCAAAAACTcactttttaatgatattgaCATTGTCAATAGCCGCTATAAgattttttgattttgttatgTAATTACAAAGTCCGTGACCCATGAACTTCGCGGTTTCCTTCGGCGCTTCATCAGCTCTAATCATCAATTTTAGTGTGATGCATCTACCTTTCGCACGTGCTGCTGTTAATCGATTGCACACTTCCACAGATAATTCGCTCAAAAAATCGACAGCATCGCCATTATTTTGGAATCTTATACCATAATTAACTTCAGCCGACACTGATTTCCTGATGTATTCCAGATTCAATTTTGTGTCATCTATTCCACGGCACATCTTATACAACTGTTCTCCAATCTTTTTGCCgaattctttttgtaaaactcTCAACGAGATTCTCTGCAAATCttcacatgtatgtacatttattttacgtaactTATATGTAGTTGTTCCCCCAACTCctacaaataaaacaaaaaaaaaattatgtaaattaattttaataaagctaataaatttaatgaaaaaaaaatcaggatTGGGTGGTAACAAGTTGAAaggttaaataataaagttaatttttttaacttaatttcgCTAATTTTGaatgtgttaattttttattttaactagtTGTTTATGAAACACAagcttattaattttcttcttaaattaaaaatctacttATGTAAAAGATACATTTCCACaccatataaaaaacaattttgttttatgtaaatataacttagaaataaaatatttaatttatttaaaataattcacattgtaattttttctttatttaaatttaattttaaaaaattactacattttaattttatacaaataatgcttctcaaaattataacttttaatttttgcaattaaatttcttttaaacttaaattttaatgtaattttttgactgagtaaattttacatttatgcaacttttatcgtaactaaattaattttatatattattaactttaagttaatttaatttataaaaaatattaacttgctcaactctaaaaaaattaaagctaaggatttataagtatttatatttgtagaatataaatctaatataattgtttaacaagtcattttttaaatataaaatacagttttacatataacaattaatatataatattgatcaTTTAAATGTACCTGGTAAATctcttatattaaaagttcGAATATATGTCTCTGCATTTTGACTGGTGAGATAGAATTGATTATCAGGCTTAGCTTTTCGCGTTGCCAATCTCGCCTGCAACTTATTATTACCAAATCCCGTGGACACCGGACAATTcgttttctgttttatttcgTTCCTAATTACAGTAGCAAATTCCAATGGTGAAAGCCCACATGCTTCAAGAATTTTCGTGCAATCGACATACATTTCATCGCAGCTTACCGCTTCGATATCTAAAGTATAGGATGCCACGGTgtcatacaatatatatgaaactttCTTGTAACCCTCAAAATCATATTGAATTGTCTTTAAATTTGGACACAATTTTAACGCTTCTCCTAAAAACATGCCGTTTTTCACGCCAGCCTTTCTCGCTGCGTACGAACATGAAGCTATTTCTGACATTGATCCAAATTCTTCCTTGCCATCATAATTCGCTGAAAACGCATTGCCTTTTGCGTGCGCTACTGCCACTGGCATATTTTGCAATTCTGGTCTATTTCTGATTCCCACGGATACAAAAAAACAGTCCATGTCGATGTGCATTATAACTTGCTTGTGATTTGCttcatttgtaattttatctgtaaaacaaattgtttctTCAAAATCTGATTCGCAGTTAATTGAAGCTAAAGCATTCTTggtatttcttaatttttttaaacgctcAAGGCCAGAAAATACCTCATCGCTTTTATCTCGTAATTCATTCACATAATCTTTGAACGTGGTTCCCATAGTAGAGATGTAATGCAATCTTGAATTACTATAAAATGTGGACAGAAATTCGGCATCCTTTGTAGACTGTGCATTCGTTTTTGTATTTGAAGATTGACATGAGTTGATTGCGTTTTGTTTcgatgtattattaaatacattgtgTTTTAACGAATTTCTATTATTCATATCAATTTCAGTGCAATCAGTGTTCACTGaagtttcaagtttttcagtatttgatttattatgcGTGATTGAGTTAGCATTATCTTTAtccttattatttaatttatatactaatTGAGGCTGTACTTCAGTACTATtagaataaagtaaataattctgaaaattcAAAATCTTTCCAGCTGCTATACTATCGATGATCCATTGCGGCTTACAAATAGGAATTGGATTTTGgctctttttatataacattattttggAATACGGCAGATTAGATGCTATGATATGAGTCGTAATTTTAGGACGCATGTAATGATGGTATATTCCTCCGTGCATCATCATTAGACGTCTGAGTTCATCCGACGTTGGATCTGTGTACCCATTAACAAATATCGCAATTCCTTCAAACAGTTTTGATGATTCTTTAAATTCTTTGTTGGCGGTATCGTGAAATTGTTCCTCCAGTTTGAATTTCTTCGCGGCCATGTAACCGCCCTgataaatgtaacatatatatacatacttagGGTGCTGTCCCATGGCAGCCGGAATCCGGAAAACGGAATTTCGGAAAAGTAATGGAGAGAGGGTTAGCCAATCAGAATCAGCTTATTGTTCCGAATTTTTAATGCCTTCCCCATGGAGTATGTTTTACGAAATTCGGAAGGGTATTCGAcctcaaaattgtttttaatttaaaaaaatttctttattatcatataatataatatatataaattttacttttttactaattcttttattacgataaatattttttttgctctaaaataataaaaataaattttccgaCTTTTGAAAATTCCGAAAATATTGGTACATGAGGAGCCCAGTCATAAAAATTCCGGACTAACAAGTCGGCAATTTTTGAACCTGTGACacaatatgatatattattgataactatttatataaaattgtatatttatattttatttcctaacTACATtatgaaatggaaaaaaataaggataattttaactgaagaaattattaaatggaaataaattcCATAATCATCAATAATTACAGTAGCTGCATATGAATtgcttctaaaaattaaaaagttaacatttttattattattattatattaatatatcggTTATTTAATaacctattttatatttacaaaaatatcttattataatttctattaaaagaaatacgtatcttacaaaaaattataattacagtaaataaaataatcaaattaatttaccaCTGATATGTTTTTACTCGTGGTGaaagattttagaaaatattgtcaaataaaataaaaagttaatctcGTTAACCTCGTAAATCAATCTGTTGTGTTTTTTGAATGTGCCTGACTGCCTACTAGGAGAAACGCGCAAaatttctgattggctgatcCTCTCTCTATTACTTTTCCGAGATTCCGTTTTCCGAATTCCGGCTGCCATGGGACAGCACCCTTATGTTAGCGCCATATTATGCGCGTATTCGCGATTCGTACAATTCGTAATTCGTGATTTATCTGACGTTCATGAATAGTGTGGAGAAAAAATTCGTTGATTCATCATGTGCGATTCGTCATTCGCACTGATTCGCTGGTCGAGTGGTCAGATAAATCGCGAATTATGAATTACGAATCGCGAATACGCGCATAGTGTGGCGCTAGCATTAAGGTGCGAATTCATGCAGCGAGAAATCGCTGGCGACTTGGGAGAAGTGGGTGAAAAGTGACGCCAGCGACAAGTATCCGTCGCTTTTCTCCTGGTACATATTCATGTGACGACAAATCGCTAGCGACTTCAATGTCAGTAAAAGGCTAATAATTGcggagaaataattattgtttgtaataaaaattgaagagtagtaaataaaaataaaggtgACAATACGTACAAACGGAATGTATACTACTCAGTGtgcaaataatttgaaaatagctATAacaacccagatagcacaaaatatttataaaatatttataaaaaggaaaaatatttataataaatattttgtacatatttttatgtccgagtttgtcaggtataaaaaaaattatgataaacatttatgaaaatattgaaaacaaatatttataccattaattattatcaaagaatatttcaagttcatatatataccataaatatttttcagtacattttaaaaatatattctatataatgtcgataatattttttgtatcatttctaaatggtttatgaaaaataattatataatctttaaaaaatattttttgaaaataaatttgtaaaatatatttataaatatttatgataatattttgtgctatctgggggAAGAGCCGTCAAGAAGCGATTGCAATTGCTGTAATGTTGGAGTTGCAAAGAACGCAAAAGAAGCGAGATTACAAAAAGAAGCAGTGTTCACGCATATTGCTCCTTCTTCTCCTTTCTTCCGTGTATATCCGAATATTGCTCCTTGAAAGGCGTGATGTGGCGACTTGATACTGTTCAGACAGGACGAACTTCCGACGATTTGTCGCTACTACACAATATTTACGTAGAGGGGGAAAGTCGCCAGCGATTTCTCGCTGCATGAATTCGCACTTTTAGACGGACCTCCCATTTAGCATACCAAAAACCCATAGACCTTACAGATATGGACCGGCAATTGCCTACAATTTGTGTATAGAAACGGTGTCCAGAAgaggtgcgagagagaaacagactttttagtacttctttctctaaagTTACCGGAAATAACTATCGCGCATATCAGCACAacatgcatacatatgtatatacatatacatatatacacataataaGTTAAAACACGTGACTAGATCCGTGACCAGAACGTATCCAATCATTggatttcaatgtataatatgtgcAAGCATGCGCGAAACATATTTCCGGACTCTTTAGAGAGAGAAGTATGGACACGGTTTCGCTTGGTATTGCCTATGCTCTAGCTTAGTTTTTACAGTACAGATTTTTGCCTCACTCAAAACCACGGAGATCGGTCTCCTGGTTCTATACTAGTCTTTATATACTTGCCAATGCAAGAACCACATTCTAACTTCCACAATTTGAAACTGAATCTGACGACATGTACGGCCCTGTTTTGGGCGGCGCTAACACGAACCTCctatttatcatatttggTCCCGTGACTATGCTAAATGAGAGGTCCGACTGTACTTTATATACATAGATATAAAGTAAATCgtcacataattattaatatttattgttatatttatcttacatGAGGTAATTCAAAAGGTTATTATTCCCCAgacttcaaaatataataacctATATTCTTCAAAGTAATTCTAAACCAGCTTTTGAATATATAGAACTTAGATAATATATCaatgaaataattgtaatttgttgTTCTActgtttattttgtttttcttcaaggatcatattaatttacacaCTAAATTTACAAAGAATCGCCGACCTTCACGCAAGCATCGTCGATCAAAACTCTGGCACTctccaaaatattttactttatgcAAAGGAATACAGATTGTTGTTTATGTGTTATTGATAAACTTCAATTTGTTACTTTTGGTAAACCTGTGGACACCCGAATAAGAAGCACGAGCAAAGATGATAAAAACAAGTTTTATACATTCAAAAACTGGTATTAGCTCAGGTTACTTtggaaaatagatttttaataaaaaattattctattttatctcTCTATGTACTTCTTAAGTTTGGCATTAACCTTTTAAATCCctctgtatataaaatatgcatgtgtgtatgtgtgcgcatgtgtgtatgtgaCATGTGTGtaagagaataaataaatataataattattaataatttgcataatgCTTTCAAtaggtaaaaaaattttaaaaataggtCTCTAATGATCAAATAAGACAATAACtaagaataacaaaataaaaattaacaagattAAGAAAGATGAAGCTCTTTTCTAGTCAAACTgggtaaatttattattttaaatataactaaatgtttaaatattcacataaaaaatatctaaattcgtattaaaaaatatctaaatatttcgtaaatattagacatttgtaattaaaaaaatggagccttaatcgaaaatttgttattctttattttaatcttattttatcatccaaaattactttctaaaatttcttttaactgGTTGCCgaacattttgtatatactcACCCAATCTTCAAAGCCATTTTCTCCCCAGCCatgatttcttttcttttttaacataattagcCTAATTTGATCATGTTGAAATTtcttaatcaataattatcaTGCAACAGCTACATTctggaacaaaaaaaattgttttaaaaattatagataatgCATCATTCGTTAGCATCATATtgataaagtattatattgataaaattgtgctcattaaacatgtttttaaataaaaaactacagaatttaacaaaaatatatctctCCTTTTATGGTAAAATACTATTGGACACACGAaaagaactattgaaaatgaTTGAAAAACCATTTGCCTcattaaacatgtttttaaataaaaaactacagaatttaacaaaaatatatctctCCTTTTATGGTAAAATACTATTGGACACACGAaaagaactattgaaaatgaTTGAAAAACCATTTGCCTCTAATATTGTTCgctattaatttcaataattttttcacaagtCCTACAGTATTTTTGCATAAGGGCCTGCTcagtaaagtaaaatattaatcattattttacaaattctacAGTAATTACCTAATTACTTAATAACTGTCCAATTACTGATGTAATATTCAactaaatttcaatattttgtgtgtgtgtgtgtgtatgtgctcACGCACGCATGTACACATATAACAAAATCACTTTTTCATTAttggtaaaattatttcaatgcaaatcaaatttgaattttaaaagaagttataaaaccttataaatataactaaaaaatgtattgcaatagtgatttaaagttttaaaatgacttattcatttatttatttattcatttatgtgcattaaacaaatatatcaaaatcaaGCTTTGTTCTCATAAATTTAATCCACTTCAATGGAAAACAGTTAAGGAGGTTCATGCACAACTCTTTAGTCAATAGATacgaattttctaaattattattttattcatatacaaggtacatgaataaataaaacaaaaattaattatttttaagataaattaaataagtttttaataagctttttttaaattaaagtattttttagataCTAAATATGATTTGAGTTCTGTAAATGTCATTTAGATTTAATGTCATTTAGTTTAACCTATTCTTAAAGAaagaagtttatatatataaatttaccaaacaaaattgcagaataatataaattaataagtcaagatataagatttaagatttttggaaaaaaaacatCGTGTAGAAGATCTGCAAGTAAACAAACCTCATGTTCCATCGGTGCACTTCGTCAGTAAAAACAAGTTTCCTAACCTCAATTTTTAACAGTATTTCGTTTCATAAACCAAAGCGACTggcatttttttctatcagaTTTTTTGAGCTGAGATAGTTAAACACTCAataattacgttcaaatataTTGATGTTAAACGCCAATTTTAACTTGCACAACGATAACAGTACATGAACGAATGAGTCAGagcctttgagtatatatatatatggaggaggaatgccagcactgaaaatgtgtccaagatctgtgcgagagagaaaggtatatcacgatacttgctctctctgcgcatgcgtcaaacgctatgacctagtttacaccgaacacttggtacgcgtatcaaatagtaaataactagtgaatgtgtttaatcattggctgatcagcttaaattcactacttgatacgcgtaccaagtgctcggtgtaaactagagctttgattataggtctttacaTGAAACCatgggctcgattcttgaatttagtcgcaagagaaacgtattcgcaaattctgttcttacagaaaagttagaaatttattggctatcgtatggctattaaccaataaacttacaactttctgttagagcgagtatttgcgtatacgtttctcttgcgaatgacttcaagaatcgggccccatagcaattcctcctccatgtatatataatatactcaAAGAGCGTAAACTAGAGCTATAGCTAAAGAGCATGCAAATGTGACCGCTGCGCATGCCGTTACATATTGTCGGTAAATTTCGGCTAACTTTcacgaattaaataaaatgtatttggaTCACTcacaaatctttttaatcaaatttcatAACTTTTCATACAAACTTCAAACGATTCcatataataactttgtt is part of the Monomorium pharaonis isolate MP-MQ-018 chromosome 2, ASM1337386v2, whole genome shotgun sequence genome and encodes:
- the LOC105834206 gene encoding DNA repair protein REV1 isoform X1 — its product is MLKKKRNHGWGENGFEDWGGYMAAKKFKLEEQFHDTANKEFKESSKLFEGIAIFVNGYTDPTSDELRRLMMMHGGIYHHYMRPKITTHIIASNLPYSKIMLYKKSQNPIPICKPQWIIDSIAAGKILNFQNYLLYSNSTEVQPQLVYKLNNKDKDNANSITHNKSNTEKLETSVNTDCTEIDMNNRNSLKHNVFNNTSKQNAINSCQSSNTKTNAQSTKDAEFLSTFYSNSRLHYISTMGTTFKDYVNELRDKSDEVFSGLERLKKLRNTKNALASINCESDFEETICFTDKITNEANHKQVIMHIDMDCFFVSVGIRNRPELQNMPVAVAHAKGNAFSANYDGKEEFGSMSEIASCSYAARKAGVKNGMFLGEALKLCPNLKTIQYDFEGYKKVSYILYDTVASYTLDIEAVSCDEMYVDCTKILEACGLSPLEFATVIRNEIKQKTNCPVSTGFGNNKLQARLATRKAKPDNQFYLTSQNAETYIRTFNIRDLPGVGGTTTYKLRKINVHTCEDLQRISLRVLQKEFGKKIGEQLYKMCRGIDDTKLNLEYIRKSVSAEVNYGIRFQNNGDAVDFLSELSVEVCNRLTAARAKGRCITLKLMIRADEAPKETAKFMGHGLCNYITKSKNLIAAIDNVNIIKKEVINIWNQLHLTPEDMRGIGIQISRLEICRTRQAESNLINFLNKKKESQQTFDKMLRDDKNHYVSDLNEKSKPDYSEVPSTTKSLLAIRKICDTEISNLSVKSLKSSDSIGVAIPADIQVEPSTVAAELTNKKLQNPKINENVKVKDLLEKSNKKAIQRQMSQEHFFKQVKPNSGKSLKYEIPQIQDIDMSVLIELPTDIRNEILDEYKRNKKQFQVSTANTVNLNQVSQNNVQNCSQVDPDVLLALMESDLHPDVQRDVQMYCNMKKEVNRVNFTETNERSDNKQLREANAYLKISDIKENATIVNSTSINKAEHIVPDNTMDALNQLCEKRDTAEDKSTQYQINCVNISHNNVAMEKPDIFILQNLSTLHNNENLDKHQEMLINLVNHLFTLPLQQIKLQIQMWVTKSNIVNEVDFLSLATFLSMLPEKKRIEDLHVLLKTMYRCTTKTGNCIWHRTYRRTVKHVQRYMQIEYNNNLMVPLIRCNDPRCNNNN
- the LOC105834206 gene encoding DNA repair protein REV1 isoform X2; translation: MGQHPKYVYICYIYQGGYMAAKKFKLEEQFHDTANKEFKESSKLFEGIAIFVNGYTDPTSDELRRLMMMHGGIYHHYMRPKITTHIIASNLPYSKIMLYKKSQNPIPICKPQWIIDSIAAGKILNFQNYLLYSNSTEVQPQLVYKLNNKDKDNANSITHNKSNTEKLETSVNTDCTEIDMNNRNSLKHNVFNNTSKQNAINSCQSSNTKTNAQSTKDAEFLSTFYSNSRLHYISTMGTTFKDYVNELRDKSDEVFSGLERLKKLRNTKNALASINCESDFEETICFTDKITNEANHKQVIMHIDMDCFFVSVGIRNRPELQNMPVAVAHAKGNAFSANYDGKEEFGSMSEIASCSYAARKAGVKNGMFLGEALKLCPNLKTIQYDFEGYKKVSYILYDTVASYTLDIEAVSCDEMYVDCTKILEACGLSPLEFATVIRNEIKQKTNCPVSTGFGNNKLQARLATRKAKPDNQFYLTSQNAETYIRTFNIRDLPGVGGTTTYKLRKINVHTCEDLQRISLRVLQKEFGKKIGEQLYKMCRGIDDTKLNLEYIRKSVSAEVNYGIRFQNNGDAVDFLSELSVEVCNRLTAARAKGRCITLKLMIRADEAPKETAKFMGHGLCNYITKSKNLIAAIDNVNIIKKEVINIWNQLHLTPEDMRGIGIQISRLEICRTRQAESNLINFLNKKKESQQTFDKMLRDDKNHYVSDLNEKSKPDYSEVPSTTKSLLAIRKICDTEISNLSVKSLKSSDSIGVAIPADIQVEPSTVAAELTNKKLQNPKINENVKVKDLLEKSNKKAIQRQMSQEHFFKQVKPNSGKSLKYEIPQIQDIDMSVLIELPTDIRNEILDEYKRNKKQFQVSTANTVNLNQVSQNNVQNCSQVDPDVLLALMESDLHPDVQRDVQMYCNMKKEVNRVNFTETNERSDNKQLREANAYLKISDIKENATIVNSTSINKAEHIVPDNTMDALNQLCEKRDTAEDKSTQYQINCVNISHNNVAMEKPDIFILQNLSTLHNNENLDKHQEMLINLVNHLFTLPLQQIKLQIQMWVTKSNIVNEVDFLSLATFLSMLPEKKRIEDLHVLLKTMYRCTTKTGNCIWHRTYRRTVKHVQRYMQIEYNNNLMVPLIRCNDPRCNNNN